A window of the Candidatus Jettenia caeni genome harbors these coding sequences:
- a CDS encoding putative cytochrome c, whose amino-acid sequence MLASLAMVGLSLMAFLSNSFGQERKIDQIYLDLDKKYRIPEQWTVLPFELEDPYKRIKNGPPLVNVVNKAKVEWISRWIANPKKVVPNAKMPDLGLNFEEIKAVIVYLSSIADKEVPQVAWDAFLLKKDDELSDDEYDKMDKIYNSGKGVWGRARCTICHPIKSVGGNVGVGPDLGEITTKINRNWLYDWLKNTKSHFPDTMMAQFRFSDSEIRDIVEFIMRDTQFMPEEADEEETTEAKPEQQEIQVLTEKEFSSIRKDNALAEKGRDIVEKARCFVCHDVKGIPELMPVVEKKRDNLAGFEKLLYEIRCLACHRIQEKGGTYAPNLTFVGNKIKMGWEQEFLQAPDIIRPLSQQMPKFNLIEEDAKVATEFMDKYLLNKELPQDVFKGEAPSPEIVSMGEKLFYDKGCNTCHAEGTKGGGVVGPNLATVGDRLQPAYILSHIKNPQQANPQALEPNFNLSEDELKAMVGFLVDHVKKKEEGK is encoded by the coding sequence ATGCTGGCTTCCCTTGCTATGGTTGGCCTGTCATTGATGGCATTTCTAAGTAATTCTTTTGGACAAGAGCGAAAAATAGATCAGATCTATTTAGATTTAGACAAAAAATACCGGATTCCAGAGCAATGGACGGTTCTTCCCTTTGAGCTTGAAGACCCTTATAAGAGGATTAAAAATGGGCCGCCACTGGTAAATGTTGTGAATAAGGCTAAGGTGGAATGGATATCCCGGTGGATTGCTAATCCAAAAAAAGTAGTACCAAATGCAAAAATGCCGGATCTTGGTTTAAACTTTGAGGAAATTAAGGCTGTTATTGTTTATTTGAGTAGTATTGCAGATAAAGAGGTTCCACAGGTGGCCTGGGATGCATTTTTGCTGAAAAAGGATGACGAACTTTCAGATGACGAATATGATAAGATGGACAAGATTTATAATAGTGGAAAAGGTGTGTGGGGCCGTGCTCGGTGTACGATTTGTCATCCTATTAAAAGTGTTGGCGGCAATGTGGGTGTAGGACCAGATTTAGGTGAGATTACAACAAAGATAAACAGAAATTGGTTGTATGACTGGCTGAAAAACACGAAGAGTCATTTCCCGGATACTATGATGGCGCAATTCCGATTTTCTGATAGCGAGATAAGAGATATTGTTGAATTTATTATGCGTGATACCCAGTTTATGCCTGAAGAAGCAGATGAAGAAGAGACTACAGAGGCGAAACCAGAACAGCAGGAGATTCAGGTGTTAACGGAAAAGGAGTTTAGTAGCATAAGAAAAGATAATGCGCTGGCTGAAAAAGGAAGGGATATAGTTGAAAAAGCCAGATGTTTTGTTTGTCATGATGTAAAAGGTATCCCGGAATTGATGCCGGTTGTGGAAAAGAAACGGGATAATTTGGCAGGCTTTGAAAAACTTCTCTATGAAATACGTTGTTTGGCTTGCCACAGGATACAGGAAAAGGGCGGAACGTATGCCCCTAATTTAACGTTCGTTGGTAATAAGATTAAAATGGGGTGGGAACAAGAATTTTTACAAGCGCCGGATATTATACGCCCTTTAAGTCAGCAAATGCCAAAGTTTAACTTAATCGAAGAAGATGCGAAAGTTGCTACTGAATTTATGGATAAGTATTTACTTAATAAAGAGCTTCCACAGGATGTTTTTAAGGGTGAGGCGCCTTCTCCGGAAATAGTTTCCATGGGTGAAAAATTATTTTATGATAAGGGTTGTAATACCTGTCATGCTGAAGGAACTAAAGGAGGTGGGGTGGTTGGTCCAAACCTTGCTACTGTTGGAGATCGATTACAACCAGCGTATATATTAAGTCACATAAAAAATCCGCAGCAAGCAAATCCACAAGCTTTAGAACCGAACTTTAATTTATCTGAAGATGAATTAAAGGCTATGGTAGGTTTTTTAGTGGACCACGTGAAGAAGAAAGAGGAAGGTAAATAA
- a CDS encoding putative heme protein encodes MNKSMLKITAFGVAVIGFYIYITIYVAGLSGTGGGESAGGVSPEAGEKIFWGDGQCSTCHKIGTSGSATRGPDQDGLASRAEERAKELGMASGLDYLIESIVDPEKYIVKGYDKIMPKVFDPPIMLSREKILAVIAYLQTLGGEADIGALMKYKDKIPEASKKKVKPWVPPMVVDAKEGEKVFFDETRPVTCGKCHVVNGKGKKVGPELTGIGAIQTPEYFLESILTPSAKIVKGYETMYVITTDGIPYNGLIKSETDTELVLLKEESGEIEEVVIPKGDIEEMKKQEVSIMPGNISELLSVKDFYGVVSYLQSLK; translated from the coding sequence ATGAATAAAAGCATGTTAAAAATTACGGCTTTTGGAGTAGCGGTTATAGGGTTTTATATTTATATCACGATATATGTGGCCGGACTTTCTGGTACAGGGGGAGGGGAGTCCGCAGGCGGTGTCAGCCCTGAGGCAGGAGAAAAGATATTTTGGGGGGATGGACAATGTAGTACGTGTCATAAGATAGGAACAAGCGGAAGCGCTACGAGAGGGCCTGATCAGGATGGCCTGGCATCGAGGGCAGAAGAACGCGCAAAGGAATTGGGAATGGCTTCTGGATTGGATTATCTTATAGAATCCATTGTTGACCCGGAAAAGTATATTGTAAAGGGTTATGATAAAATTATGCCCAAGGTATTCGATCCGCCTATTATGCTCTCACGCGAGAAAATACTTGCGGTAATTGCATATCTTCAAACTTTAGGCGGGGAGGCAGACATCGGTGCTCTTATGAAGTATAAGGATAAAATACCTGAAGCATCAAAAAAGAAGGTAAAGCCATGGGTGCCTCCGATGGTTGTCGATGCGAAAGAAGGGGAAAAGGTATTTTTCGATGAAACACGTCCTGTTACCTGCGGAAAGTGCCACGTTGTGAATGGAAAAGGGAAGAAGGTCGGACCTGAGCTTACCGGTATAGGTGCAATTCAAACACCGGAGTATTTTTTAGAGTCCATTTTAACGCCTAGCGCGAAGATTGTAAAGGGGTACGAGACTATGTACGTGATAACAACCGATGGAATTCCCTATAATGGATTAATAAAAAGTGAGACGGATACGGAGCTTGTATTATTGAAGGAAGAAAGTGGCGAGATCGAAGAAGTAGTAATCCCGAAGGGTGATATTGAGGAAATGAAAAAACAGGAGGTTTCGATCATGCCAGGAAACATCAGTGAATTGTTGAGCGTTAAGGATTTTTACGGGGTTGTATCCTATTTACAGAGTCTAAAATAG
- a CDS encoding universal stress protein yields the protein MYKKIFIAIDNSCHSNFCIDLGIDLSRKLHSHLIGCHVYDASLHQKRFRDMEKGLPQQYQDEKVLHRQRELHTSLINMGLKLISESYLDVFKNKCLKASVTHEELLLEGKNYYEISKEVQKGCYDLLILGALGLAAVDTSVVGSVCERVIRRAKTDILVVKNKRLEGKVVVAVDGSPASFSGVKAALTFAQMFDLTIDAVSVFDPHYHRVAFESIAKVLSKEAGQIFRFKEQETLHEEIIDKGLAKIYQNHLDQAKCIAEGRGVKINTILMDGKPYDQIIKYIHNEKPSLLILGRTGIHNTNGLDIGGTTENLLRLAPCNILLIGENAGVKSENAMNFSDSRIVPEKENVFAMSSYNLPMEENGELKSIDRDQELCTESVGKGHKLVIWTDEAQEQTERIPPFIRGVVRKKIEEFAQEKGYCEITVEVVNKAKAGLMGDSMLHKT from the coding sequence ATGTATAAGAAAATATTTATTGCAATTGATAATTCATGTCATTCAAATTTTTGTATCGATTTGGGAATTGACCTTTCGAGAAAACTTCATTCTCATTTAATCGGATGTCATGTCTATGATGCTTCTCTGCATCAAAAGCGATTCCGCGATATGGAGAAGGGTTTACCACAGCAATATCAAGACGAAAAAGTTCTTCACCGGCAAAGAGAGCTTCATACTTCGTTGATTAATATGGGGCTGAAGTTGATTTCTGAATCGTATCTTGATGTATTTAAAAATAAGTGCCTCAAAGCTTCGGTGACTCATGAAGAACTCTTGCTGGAAGGCAAAAATTACTATGAGATTAGTAAAGAGGTACAGAAAGGTTGTTATGATTTACTTATTCTGGGGGCTCTGGGTTTAGCAGCAGTAGATACTAGCGTAGTTGGTAGTGTTTGTGAACGTGTTATCAGGCGTGCCAAAACAGATATTCTTGTGGTGAAAAATAAACGTTTGGAAGGAAAGGTTGTAGTTGCGGTTGATGGTAGCCCCGCATCTTTTTCTGGTGTTAAAGCCGCACTCACGTTTGCTCAAATGTTCGATCTCACTATTGATGCCGTATCTGTTTTTGATCCGCATTATCATCGTGTTGCTTTTGAGAGTATTGCAAAGGTGCTTTCAAAAGAGGCAGGCCAAATTTTCAGATTTAAGGAACAGGAAACGCTCCATGAAGAGATTATCGACAAGGGATTAGCAAAAATATATCAGAATCATCTGGATCAGGCAAAATGTATAGCAGAAGGTCGTGGCGTGAAGATCAATACAATACTTATGGATGGTAAGCCGTATGATCAGATAATAAAGTATATCCATAATGAAAAGCCCTCACTGTTAATTTTAGGACGTACTGGTATCCACAATACGAATGGCTTGGATATTGGTGGTACTACTGAAAATCTGTTAAGGTTGGCGCCATGTAATATATTACTTATAGGTGAGAATGCAGGGGTAAAATCAGAAAACGCAATGAATTTTTCAGATAGTAGGATTGTGCCTGAGAAAGAGAATGTTTTTGCTATGAGTTCCTATAATCTACCAATGGAAGAAAATGGTGAGTTAAAATCGATTGACAGAGATCAGGAGCTTTGTACAGAATCTGTTGGAAAGGGGCATAAATTAGTAATTTGGACAGATGAGGCTCAAGAGCAAACAGAACGTATCCCTCCCTTTATCAGAGGAGTTGTCAGAAAGAAAATTGAGGAATTTGCGCAGGAGAAGGGATATTGTGAAATAACTGTGGAGGTTGTCAATAAGGCGAAAGCCGGGCTTATGGGCGACAGTATGTTACATAAGACTTAG
- a CDS encoding putative cytochrome c, with protein MIKACKKVLVGFGLIGICTIVFGTASDVFAQASHLFRTYKHEVPPKLPETPDATAEGKKIYEKRCWYCHGIEGKGDGPAAKTMFPKPRNFTRNEYKVRSTAFGSVPTDEDLFRIITSGIEGTAMPFWYTISETERWQVLYYIKTFNDQFRKSDAIKTVSVGSVASTPESVARGQELFKEMRCFECHGEDGRGNGPLTVALQSEWNLPYRARDLTKGWLFKGGNTIEDIYRTVSTGFNETPMGSYLEKLADEDRWHVAHYVKSIAKDMVSDVVIKAKLVEDDQLPVDASDNYWDKATPVEIPLAGQIIATPRLWTPSIDAINVRAMYNKDEIMFLLEWDDATNKQEDVFRDGVSVQFPTKIPESLKKPYFAMGDSSGAVNLWSWKAYWHEGFGAIIEAPETESGEVSELNAKSFKNVTTQPPESQNVSGKGVYQNGRWKVVLKRSLKTDDVKGDIQFETGKLIPVALAAWDGSNSDTGAQKSVSAWYYVLLEKPVPRTIFVYVLVAIIMGASVELWFIARLRRFPPKLEENE; from the coding sequence ATGATAAAAGCATGTAAAAAAGTATTAGTTGGTTTTGGGTTAATTGGAATATGCACAATTGTCTTTGGGACTGCTTCAGATGTATTTGCTCAGGCATCGCATTTGTTTAGAACGTATAAACACGAAGTACCTCCCAAATTACCTGAGACGCCAGATGCTACCGCTGAAGGAAAAAAGATTTATGAAAAAAGATGCTGGTATTGCCATGGGATTGAGGGTAAAGGCGATGGGCCTGCCGCTAAAACAATGTTTCCAAAACCAAGGAATTTTACCAGGAATGAGTACAAGGTTCGCTCCACCGCTTTTGGTTCGGTTCCAACTGATGAAGATTTATTTCGAATTATTACAAGCGGTATAGAAGGAACTGCTATGCCCTTTTGGTATACTATTAGTGAGACAGAGCGCTGGCAAGTTCTTTATTACATTAAGACATTTAATGATCAGTTTAGAAAAAGTGATGCAATCAAAACGGTATCTGTTGGAAGTGTTGCATCAACGCCTGAAAGTGTAGCGAGAGGGCAAGAGTTGTTTAAAGAGATGAGGTGTTTTGAATGCCATGGAGAAGATGGGAGAGGGAACGGACCATTAACTGTTGCTTTGCAATCGGAATGGAATTTACCCTATCGGGCCAGGGATTTAACCAAGGGGTGGCTCTTCAAAGGTGGTAATACAATAGAAGATATTTATCGTACGGTCTCAACCGGCTTCAATGAAACTCCCATGGGCTCTTATTTAGAAAAACTTGCTGATGAAGATCGTTGGCATGTTGCCCATTATGTGAAAAGTATAGCAAAAGACATGGTTTCGGACGTAGTAATTAAAGCAAAATTAGTAGAAGATGATCAGTTACCAGTTGATGCTTCAGACAATTATTGGGACAAGGCAACCCCAGTTGAGATTCCATTAGCTGGACAAATTATTGCAACTCCCCGGTTATGGACACCCTCAATCGATGCAATTAACGTTAGGGCGATGTATAACAAGGATGAAATCATGTTTTTGCTTGAATGGGATGATGCTACGAATAAGCAGGAGGATGTTTTTCGTGATGGGGTTTCTGTGCAATTTCCAACGAAAATCCCTGAATCATTAAAGAAACCCTATTTTGCAATGGGGGATTCCAGTGGGGCAGTGAATTTGTGGTCATGGAAGGCGTACTGGCATGAGGGTTTTGGCGCTATTATTGAGGCCCCGGAAACAGAATCTGGAGAAGTAAGCGAGTTAAATGCCAAGAGTTTTAAAAATGTAACAACTCAGCCACCTGAGAGTCAAAATGTAAGTGGAAAAGGTGTTTATCAGAATGGAAGATGGAAGGTTGTCTTGAAAAGGTCTCTTAAAACAGATGATGTAAAGGGGGATATTCAATTTGAGACTGGCAAATTGATTCCTGTGGCATTAGCGGCGTGGGATGGTTCTAATAGTGATACCGGTGCTCAAAAATCCGTCTCAGCATGGTATTATGTTTTGCTGGAAAAACCTGTACCGAGGACCATTTTTGTTTATGTATTAGTTGCTATCATCATGGGAGCAAGTGTTGAACTCTGGTTTATTGCTAGGTTACGTAGGTTTCCACCAAAACTAGAAGAAAATGAATAA
- a CDS encoding putative nitrate oxidoreductase gamma subunit, whose amino-acid sequence MMKGYRMLKRYGLTLLSCALLSATVYAAEETAPGVKGMSEEEFTPAKDVLTVKYVPVEKPYHMDVESLRGSFKEASGVNIGLQIQDKAFPNGGGSINSAEVKAIHDGMMIYFQITWSDPTKNARAIAAQEFRDAVALMFPLGAVEITPAEHFSPRMGDREKPTNLWHWKSDWDADLLVKGELEDVEAQYPNMHDDFNTNPYSVYYHRDLITSVAVLSGGRAAHNLLSQPGRGRSVEDLNAEGFGTLTTQDHQDVNGCSKYEDGVWTVIMYRPLITEDPHDVQFVPGGKTFFNMAVWNGAEKDRNGQKNISTQWHPATLEKVAWQ is encoded by the coding sequence ATGATGAAAGGTTATAGGATGTTAAAGAGATATGGTTTAACCCTCCTAAGCTGTGCTTTGCTTAGCGCTACGGTATACGCAGCTGAGGAAACAGCGCCAGGGGTTAAAGGGATGAGCGAAGAAGAATTTACTCCTGCAAAGGATGTTTTGACCGTAAAGTATGTGCCGGTGGAAAAACCGTATCATATGGATGTTGAATCGCTAAGAGGTTCGTTCAAAGAAGCTTCGGGAGTTAATATTGGGTTGCAAATACAAGATAAGGCATTTCCAAATGGTGGAGGTTCTATAAATAGCGCAGAGGTAAAGGCAATTCATGATGGGATGATGATTTACTTTCAAATTACGTGGAGCGATCCAACAAAGAATGCAAGGGCGATTGCTGCTCAGGAATTCAGAGACGCCGTTGCTTTGATGTTTCCTTTGGGCGCTGTAGAAATAACACCGGCAGAACATTTTAGTCCGAGGATGGGAGATAGAGAGAAACCGACAAATCTTTGGCACTGGAAATCGGACTGGGATGCTGATTTACTTGTGAAGGGTGAATTAGAGGATGTTGAGGCGCAATATCCGAATATGCATGATGATTTTAATACTAATCCATACAGTGTATATTACCACAGGGACTTAATAACCAGTGTTGCAGTTTTGTCCGGTGGTAGGGCAGCACACAATTTGCTCTCTCAGCCTGGAAGGGGAAGATCCGTAGAGGATTTGAATGCAGAAGGCTTTGGTACCCTTACCACTCAGGACCATCAGGATGTAAATGGATGTAGTAAATACGAAGATGGTGTATGGACTGTAATTATGTATCGTCCGTTGATAACAGAAGATCCTCATGATGTGCAATTTGTTCCTGGTGGAAAAACCTTTTTTAACATGGCTGTATGGAATGGTGCGGAAAAGGATAGGAACGGACAAAAAAACATATCTACTCAATGGCATCCTGCAACGCTGGAAAAGGTTGCTTGGCAATAG